In a genomic window of Cyprinus carpio isolate SPL01 chromosome A10, ASM1834038v1, whole genome shotgun sequence:
- the LOC109097470 gene encoding melanopsin-B-like: MKVSSVAVAGMEQPMDMDRGFFRKVDVPDHAHYIVAFFVAIIGAVGVIGNMLVMYAFFSNKKLRTPPNYFIMNLAVSDFLMAITQSPIFFVNCMYKEWVFGEMGCKMYAFCGALFGITSMINLLAISIDRYIVITKPLQAIRWTSGQRTLVIILLVWIYSLCWSLAPLMGWSSYIPEGLMTSCTWDYVTSTPANKSYTLMLCCFVFFIPLGIISYCYLFMFLAIRDASRDLDKLGSHVRKTALIQQQSIKTEWKLAKIAFVVIIVFVLSWSPYACVTLIAWAGYSHVLTPYSKAVPAVIAKASAIYNPFIYAIIRSKYRDTLAEKVPCLHFLAQSSRKDCVSVSNSESSFKEPMLSRQSTGSKVRFQRVSSMSTTDTVWSDVELDPVDQKTLRNSHSGNLLRDEGGKTQTRHGKTKNKRRPEENISEEKPAVTESVSLNDCSLDLVSESVNMATVPLLMAKNTPGEEQEEKEECKEEREDSNALAFYEDTEEPQIIKGPTSEQTREDKLILDLKGLNCSGELLESVEKLLS; the protein is encoded by the exons ATGAAGGTCTCCTCTGTGGCAGTCGCAGGTATGGAGCAGCCGATGGACATGGACCGCGGCTTCTTCAGGAAAGTGGACGTCCCCGATCATGCACACTACATAGTGGCGTTTTTCGTGGCCATCATCGGGGCAGTGGGAGTGATCGGAAACATGCTGGTCATGTACGCCTTCTTCAG TAATAAGAAGCTACGGACGCCTCCAAACTACTTCATCATGAATCTGGCAGTGAGCGACTTCCTCATGGCCATCACTCAGTCGCCCATCTTCTTCGTCAACTGCATGTACAAGGAATGGGTTTTCGGTGAAATGG GTTGTAAGATGTACGCCTTCTGCGGCGCTCTGTTCGGAATCACATCCATGATCAACCTTCTGGCCATTTCCATCGACCGCTACATCGTGATCACCAAACCCCTGCAGGCCATCCGCTGGACGTCCGGACAGCGCACACTTGTTATCATCCTGCTGGTCTGGATCTACTCTCTGTGCTGGAGTCTGGCGCCTCTTATGGGATGGA GTTCCTACATCCCAGAAGGCCTCATGACGTCCTGCACATGGGACTATGTGACGTCCACGCCGGCGAACAAGAGCTACACCTTGATGCTCTGCTGCTTTGTGTTCTTCATCCCTCTTGGAATCATCTCTTACTGCTACCTCTTCATGTTCCTCGCCATTCGTGATGCAAGCAG AGATCTGGACAAGCTGGGCAGTCATGTGAGGAAGACGGCGCTCATTCAGCAGCAGTCCATAAAGACTGAGTGGAAGCTGGCGAAGATCGCGTTTGTGGTCATCATTGTGTTCGTGCTGTCCTGGTCTCCTTACGCCTGCGTCACTCTCATCGCCTGGGCAGG GTACAGCCACGTTCTCACGCCGTACTCCAAGGCAGTTCCTGCAGTGATTGCCAAAGCATCAGCCATCTACAATCCCTTCATCTACGCCATCATACGCTCCAAGTACAG AGACACGCTGGCTGAGAAGGTGCCGTGTCTGCATTTTCTGGCCCAGTCGTCCCGTAAAGACTGCGTCTCGGTGTCCAACAGCGAATCTTCCTTCAAGGAGCCCATGCTCAGCCGACAGTCTACAGGGTCAAAGGTCAGGTTCCAGCGAGTCTCCTCTATGTCCACCACAGACACG gtCTGGAGTGATGTAGAATTAGATCCCGTGGACCAAAAGACTCTCAGAAACTCACATTCAGGCAATCTGCTCAGAGATGAAGGAGGGAAGACGCAAACTAGACACGGCAAGACAAAGAACAAGAGGCGACCGGAGGAAAACATCAGTGAAGAGAAG CCTGCAGTCACAGAAAGCGTCTCTTTGAACGATTGTAGCCTTGACCTGGTGTCCGAGTCCGTCAACATGGCCACCGTTCCTCTTCTCATGGCCAAAAACACTCCAGGGGAGGAACAAGAGGAGAAGGAGGAGTGCAAGGAGGAACGAGAAGATAGCAATGCTCTGGCTTTTTACGAAGACACAGAGGAGCCACAAATCATTAAAGGTCCCACATCAGAGCAGACCAGAGAAGACAAACTAATACTGGACCTTAAGGGCCTGAACTGCTCCGGTGAGCTTCTGGAGTCTGTGGAGAAACTCCTCTCCTGA